Sequence from the Esox lucius isolate fEsoLuc1 chromosome 6, fEsoLuc1.pri, whole genome shotgun sequence genome:
CCCATATGGACGCAGTTTTCTCAGTCTGGTGAATTTGTGCCATCTAACTCATTTAAACATCCATTGGCCTGTCCCCTCTAGACATTGTCTTGGATTATAGTTAATATAAATGGGATGAACAGGAGGGGCAACCCAATTCAACCATATTCTTGCGGTCCAGATGTACCAATGCGTTCATCTTATAGTCTCCATGTCTCCCCTAAGGCCAAATTCCAAAGCCAGCCATGACTACGAGCGCCTGAAGAGTCAGTGTATGAGGGCTATGGCAGACCTGCAGTCTCTACAGAACCAGCACACCAAGACCCTGAAGAGGTGTGAAGAGGCTGTCAAGGAGGCTGACTTCTACCAGTGAGTACCACCTTCGGCACCACCTCACCGATTGGCCGTCTGgctgggtgggagggagggtcAGAAAGGCATGATGTCAGGGGAGAGGTGGGCATGTGCTGCTGCTTGACTACACTGCCCTGCGTGATGTCAGGAACCTCCTGGAGGTCTACCAGCCGTTCTGAATAGACCCTTTCAATTAGACGGGAATAATTACCAGGTTTTATGGCGTAATTGTTTTACTCACTTAGACACGTGACTTGTGCTGCAGTTACGCTAATTGAAAGAACACGTATGTGCTAATGGCCTGTTTCTATTGAAATGTAATGGGGATTACCTTAAATTAAGGCGTTACGCACTGTTTTCTTCATAATACATTCCTCTGTACTCGCTTACCGGGGGAGTGAAAGTACCACCGCTTTGGAAAGTTTTAGAGACATGATTTGGTAGTCTTTGGCTCGTACACGTGTGTGCGGTTAGCTGAGCTCTACACAGTGAGATGGACACGGGATGAGATGACGAGGATCAGGGCTTTACTCAAGCCTCTCCATCAGGCCTGTGGAAGCGTACAGAGGAATGTTGCCATCTGTCCAGAAAGGCCCTTCCAACTTAAGTCCGCTGTCTGCGTACTTGATGAATGAACTCATTTCATGTCTGCGGAGATGTTGGCTCATGGCTTAACTTTGACCTTACTTTTGCGGCCATCGTGTGTTCGCTCTCATCCCGTTTTTGTGATTCTAATCACAGCCTTTGGTTTTGCTCCTACTCGTGTGTTagtctattttatttcaccGTCATTTAAATTGGATTaagaacacatttgtatttacaGCTACAACCTGGAGTGGGATGTTAGGTTGTCGGGGGATTAGGTTTAACTGTGTTACTCCGGGACAAAATGACACAGGGGATCAGAACCGTGGACCTTTCGGTCACAAGTCCGATGCCCTAACCACTAAGCCACCTTGCCGCCCTTAGTATGTGTGGTTGTGGGGCGTGGCAATAAACTCAATTTCCTTCATTTAGTACTGTGTtgtgatgtgctgtgttgtgatatgccccccccccaccgtctGAAGCTCCCCTGTTTTTTCTCCAGTATGCTCCACAGCCGTGTGTTGGGAGACCAGTCTCAGCTGAAGGAGGAGCTGGAGCTGCTGAGGAGGGACAACACTCAGCTGGTCAGGGAGCACAACCACCTGAAGCAAAGCTGTGAGGAGCTCCGCAGGCTTCACAGCGAGGTCCAGAAGGAGGTCGCCGACATGAGGCTGCAGCAGcaagaggtacacacacacacacaaactgctgTTATGATGGACACACAAATCGACGTCTCTAAGCTGCACGGTACTCTACTGTAAAAGGCTGTGTTTGCGTAGCGGGTCAGTGGGTCGTTTAAAGGGCATGTGGTCAGTGTGTAGGCCTAGTCCATTGGGACCTCCTCCATGTGGTCAGCGTGTAGGCACAGTCTCCTGGGACCTCCATGTGGTCAGCGTGTAGGCACAGTCCCTAGGGACCTCCATGTGGTCAGTGTGTAGTCACAGTCCCCTGGGACCTCCTCAGCCTGCTGTGTTTACAGATCTGCAATGTCAGGAGAGCTGTTTGAACTGAACTGTAATGCAGACCAGGTCTTCCTGTGAAGGACACACACAAGCTAAGAACCCCCAGGCTCCAGCAAGCCTGAAATCCACACACGCTTAAAGCATGGAAACAGTATGGCGatcattgcattttaatgatgaAGAGGGGTGTCTCTACAGGCCTGTATAACTTGGCATCCAATATGCTATGCTGCTCACTGTTGCCCTCTACTGACCCACTGGTGTCAAATAATTTAGTGctcattttcttctgttttcaaCACAATGTCTGAGTTAGTAcccaaatgaaatacatttctatttaatCAAACATATCTTTGGCAAGTGGAGGTTCATCAGGTTTGCGGTGTTGTGTTTTGGCTTGAGTGCCTGCTTATGCAGTTAGGAGCTTGCGCTATGCTCGCTTCCCAGTTACCTTGAAATGTTGCAAAGGTCTGTCAAAAACCCGATGCCCATTTGGGCTTGATGGCTGGGGTGGTTGTGTAGTGAGTTTAGGAGAGAGTGCAACAGTGTATAGCTCACTCCACAGTCTGAAATGCTGTGGACGGGACAGTGGAAAAGGGGCTTTCGGGGGTCGCCACCCTTTGGAATGTAGCGAACACAGGGGTCAGGTGTGTTGTGTAGACAGGGGTCAGGTGTGTTGTGTAGACAAGGGGTCAGGTGTGTTGTGTAGACAGGGGTCGGGTGTGTTGTGAAGATGAGGGTCGGGTGTGTTGTGAAGATGAGGGTCGGGTGTGTTGTGAAGATGAGGGTCAGGTGTGATGTGTAGACGAGGGGTCGGGTGTGTTGTGTAGACGAGGGGTGACGAGGGGTCGGGTGTGTTGTGTAGACAAGGGGTCGGGTGTGTTGTGTAGACGAGGGGTCGGGTGTGTTGTGTAGACGAGGGGTCGGGTGTGTTGTGTAGAcgaggggtggggtgtgttgtgtagacgaggggtggggtgtgttgtgtagacgaggggtggggtgtgttgtgtagacgaggggtggggtgtgttgtgTAGACGAGGGGTCGGGTGTGTTGTGTAGAcgaggggtggggtgtgttgtgtagacgaggggtggggtgtgttgtgtagacgaggggtggggtgtgttgtgTAGACGAGGGGTCGGGGTGTGTTGTGTAGACGAGGGGTCGGGTGTGTTGTGTAGACGAGGGGTCGGGTGTGTTGTGTAGACGAGGGGTCGGGTGTGTTGTGTAGAcgaggggtggggtgtgttgtgtagacgaggggtggggtgtgttgtgTAGACGAGGGGTCGGGGTGTGTTGTGTAGAcgaggggtggggtgtgttgtgtagacgaggggtggggtgtgttgtgtagacgaggggtggggtgtgttgtgTAGACGAGGGGTCGGGTGTGTTGTGTAGACGAGGGACCAGTGGTATGGGACAGGTGAATAGTGGAGGAAGAGCCCCTCTAGGAGATCCGTACCACTTTTCCACCACATCAATGCATTTGAATCAACTGTAATGAACTTGGATGTGGATAGAACTGTTCATTTGGAGTGGGCCAATAATTGTCTGCAGCACTAGCCTGGTCGTCAGTCTGTTGACTTAACACTGATACACAGCCTGGCGCCAGGCTAATTGTAATGTATATCAGTTAAATGACCACGTCCTCCCTCCAGGTGATGAGAGAGAATGGTTCTTCAGAGGTTCTCAACAAGCTTTACGACACGGCCATGGACAAGCTGGAGGGGGTGAGGAAGGAATATGATTCGCTTAGCAAACGCTACAGCGAGAAGGTAGCTAATCACAACACGGACCTGAGCAGGCTGGAGCAGGCGGAGGAAGAGAATCGACGACTTCAGAAGCAGATGGACACGCTGCTGAAACAACGAGACACTGCCATACACTACCAACAGCAGTGCTCCACGTCCATGAGAAGGTAGCAGAGAGCACGCGaaaacgtgcacacacacacacacacacacacacacactcacacactcttcTACCAACCTAACCCACTGCGTCTCTCCATAGGTTTGACTCCGTACAACAGGAACTGAACAAGTCGTCAGCCCAGAACAAGGAGCTTCAGAGGGAGATGGAGCGGCTGCAGTCAGAAGTGACACGATACAAGAACTTCCAGCTGAAGGCCGTGAAGGACTGTGAGAAGtacaaggaggagagagactcTGTGTTCAACGAGTACCGGCTCATCATGAGTGAGAGGGATCAGGTCAGTGGAGTATATATCCCGTGTCAATATGGCACAGTTTACCGTACACAGATGAAGGCTAATCCTGGATTAAGACACTCATTTCGAACTTCAATCTATGGTTTGGTTTTACATACACAGAGCCTAGTCCTcgagtaaaaacattttttgtccaggactaggcttaatccgtgtctcTGATACCGGTCCTCAATCTGAGTGTTTTTGTCCTGGGCTAAGGTTAACCTTTGTGTAGAAATTCAGCCCAAAGTTGTGTAATAATTTGACATCCCATGGGATACAGTCTTATAAACCACATGTTTCAGCctatcagcattcagaatttgAACCGCCCAGTTTATAATCATTCGATAACCATACAATAATTAAGTGGTTTGCTCAATTTCGGACTAGGTCATCAAGGAGCTGGACAAACTGCAGACGGAGTTGGAGGCCGCTGAAGCCCGCCTTAAAACCACCTCATCCGAGAGGGTGGTGGCTAGTGAGGAGATGGAGGCTCTACGACAGGTACGCCAGGTCACACGGTCAATCAATAAAAACAGTACCCGGAGAGGCTGTCAGTTCTTTAATCAGTCTGTCCATTTGTTAATAGTCTGGCAAAACGCTTAGCCAAGGTGAGGATAAGCCAGGGCATTGAGGCTCTCAGATACTCTTCAACAGGATGATAAATGAATATAACTACCaattcatttgttaattaatcCCCCAAAAATGATCTGTGATTATGGTGAGCAGTTGATTTTGGACAGCTGCCTCACCATTTAGCTAAATGTGTTGCAGACCGGTCAGCGCAAGGAttttctgattgtgttgtagtcTGATTTGATTTTGGTTGTTTTTAGGAGCTGAACTCATCATTGGTGGACCGGGACCGGGCTATCTGTGAGAGGAACGAGCTGTTGGAGAAGTACTGCCACGAGGTGAAGGACAAGGCTGAAGCCCAGAAGGAGCTGAGCCAGGCCTGTAAAGACATTGAGACGGTCCGGGAGGAGAGAGACGTGGCCCGCAAGGAGAGGACTGAAGCCATCATTCAGAGAGACCAGCTACTGAGAGAATACTACCAGGCTAGACAGGTAACACGCACACAAAGCTTCTGCTGAAACATGAGAATGAGCTTCGAGGATCCCTTAAACTGTCACCTGTAGTGTTTTGTCAGTGGAATAaccattaagcattttaagcccCTTTTGCTGCTCCTGACACTTCCAGGTTCAGACCACTAGATGGCCCTCATACAGCAGTTTTTACATTACAGGAGTCGGGATGCATGAGTGATAcgtgttttcttttacatgccTTGTTAAAGTAGACGTACATCTAGATATGTTATGTACGGTCTGTTTTTTGATCTGAAAGCATGACATCTGGACAACTTACTGCACTTTACACGACGTGTCTGTTATCTCTTCCAAATCACATTTTTCTTATATCTCActattgtttttggagaaatgtcaACTGACCAAGACCTCAGCCAGAGTGGGTTTCCATgtcttcatctgtgtgtgtttttgtgtgcgcacacctgtctgtgtctgtctgtctgtgacagAAACAAGACTCTGCCACCCTCGACATGGAGCGGGCCAACAAGGAGATTGAGGTGTTGAGGAAGCAGTACGAGGCCATGTCCCAGGAGCTGAAGGAGGCCACCCAGGAGGCAGAGGTGGCCAAGTGTCGCCGAGACTGGGCCTTCCAGGAAAGAGACAAGAtagtggcagagagagagagcattcGGTGAGGACAGGAAGGGTGACATTTAAGCTGCTGCTGTTGAATGTTAGTCAGAACAGGGCTCTAGCATTGTCTCAGCTGGTTTTCTTCAACCAAGAGGAATTTGCCCTCATCTTTAATGTGTGCTGATATCCGTGGGTAATATATTTGGGCCTAAGTTGCTAAGTGGATTTAGTTTGATTACCAACTTTAAATAAAACACCTACTGCTTGTAGTATTACTCTACTAGCCACTGTACCAGTAACCCAATGGCTCAAATCACTCCATATCTCAGCCAAATGTCTGTTGAAAAATTACCATGGAccctaaaataattatttaatacgTAAGCGTATCTACACAAGGCTGAAAATCGACCCTCTTGGACTCTGACTCTTTAGTTCCAAGCGGGTTATTAAAGGAGGGAATGAGAGGAGATGCGAGTTAACTGACTACCGGGCCGATGCTTGACATTATTACATCCACCCTTCCAGGACATTGTGTGACAACCTGCGTAGGGAGCGGGACCGGGCGGTTAGTGACCTGGCCGACGCCTTGCGTAACCTTGACGACATGAGGAAGCAGAAGAATGACGCGACCCGGGAACTGAAGGAACTCAAGTGGGTTTCTTCActtactctctccctcccaccggTTCTTGTTGACAGTAACTTATTGTACTTTCTTGTGACTTTGAGATCTTAGTCGTTCCCTTTGACAAAGATGTAAAtagttaatatatatatatttaggttGTAAGTCACCTGCCCCCTCCAGGCCTGCCTCATGAGGACATAATGTGTCTTAGTGACAGTTAGTCTCCATAGGCCTATGTCCCCTTCAACCTCTCCTTTGcacattgtagaatattacCCTGCCACTACTTTTTAGACTTGGGTAAAACTTAACTTGCAGCGCCTTAAAAGTTGACATTGCCTTTTAAGGTGCTTTTTGGATGTAGTTAAGCCACCGTTTTTACCATAAAAAGGTAAAATGTCCCTAATTTATCCGATGGAGAGAAACGTACCTTAGGGCATGGGTGCTATTGTGCACACCGTGAAGCACTCTGACCTGTGTAACGCCACTTCTTAACCCGGTCAGAGAGAAGATGGAAAGCCAGCTGGACAAGGAGGCAAGGTTCTGTCAGCTGATGGCCCACAGTTCTCATGACTCAGCCATCGACACAGACTCTCTGGAGTGGGAGACGGAGGTGGTGGAGTTTGAGAAGGATAGGGTGAGTTCAGAGATACCAAACTATTGTTATGGATTTGTTTGAAGGGTAGTGGATTATTTAGGAGAAAACGAGTGTGTACTGTACACTACGGTTAACTTGGCTCTTTTCAGGATGACATGGATTTGAAGGCACTTGGATTTGACATAGCAGAGGGGGTAAATGATCCGTATTTACCAGGAGATTGTGGAATATTTGTGACAAGAGTGGACAAAGGAAGTGTTGCGGATGGAAGGTTAAGgtaaagtattttctttttaaccgTACTGAACACCCCTTGTTGTTTCACCTCTTCCTCCCAACAACCCGTTTTGACTTTGTGCTTTTCAGAGTAAATGATTGGTTGCTGAAGATAAATGACATGGACCTGGCCAATAAGGACCGGAAACAGGTTGTCAAGGCGGTGCTTAATGGAGGAGGGCTGATCAACATGGTGGTGCGCAGAAGAAAGTCCCTGGGAGGGAGACTGGTCACCCCTGTACACATCAACCTCATTGGACACAAAGGTGAAACTTTTACCCTCCTGTTTTAACTGATTGTGACAATTAAAATGCTATTTGTCACATGTCTGAATACACCCcacatttacattgaaatgaGATACCAATCCCAACAATGAGACCATGTTCTTGTACTGTGTATATAAAAATCTGTGGTATAGGTCAGAAGTCTAATGTATAGTGTTATTCTCTGTTCCAGATAGCGGTATAGGTCAGTAGTCTAATATATAGTGTAATTCTCTGTTCCAGATAGCGGTATAGGTCAGTAGTCTAATATATAGTGTTATTCTCTGTTCCAGATAGCGGTATAGGTCTGGAAAGTGGTGTGTTTGTCACAGCCCTAGTCCAGGGGAGTCCTGCTGCCAGGGAGGGATCTCTGACAGTGGGAGACCGACTTATCGCTGTGAGTCCTGGTTTTCTTCCAATCTCTTAATaatgttcttttttctttccactctctttccttcttttcctcagCCTATACACCTGCTATTCGTTTCCAACTCCTCATATTCAGAATTCCTCTCCTCATTTCTTCTaacctcttcctccctccctttttcttcACAGCCAACTGATTTCAACGTTGTTTCACTTCAGTTTCTAGTGACTAATcttgttcccagacacttcctcccaTATGCACAGAAGGTCTGGTGGAACAATCCGGTAAACCTGGCCTTCTTAGCCAACAAGAAAGTTGTAAGAAATGCGTAGCCAACAAGAAAGTTGTAAGAAATGCCCAGTGCAATAAGCACTGGCTTAATTGTCTTATTCTACCGACCGATCATCTCCCACAACACCTTTCTCCCGTGCCTTGAGCATTCGAGCACTAATCAGTGCGTTGTAACGGCATTGTGGGACAGTTGAGCAGGCATCCTAGCTGAGCTGTCTCCATACTCCAGTGAGTATGCTCATTAGTGCTTCATTATAACTGGTTCATTGTGATGAAGTGAAATTATTacattagctaactagctaattgGACAGACATTGCATTTACTTTTATAGTGTACGTGCTGGTTACCttcgtttttgttttttcaaatggCTGGCTCAGGTAAAATTTTATGTAACAGATAAGTGTCAGTTTACATTCTTAAACATCAGAAATATCACTTTTTTGGCTCAAATTAAAAGATCACAAATACTTTACTCCTGCTCAGACCAGGCATATATGCACAAAAGCCCTTGGGGAAAGGCTACTCAGTGACCTCTATCTGGAAAAATGTCTTCTCATGATAATCCACCAACTGCACCTGAAAACTTAGTCCTCCAGCTCTTTTATTGAAGCTCTGCTGCTTAACCGTAACACTGGGCCCGACCGTAACACTGGGCCCGACCGTAACACTGGGCCCGACCGTAACACTGGGCCCGACCGTAACACTGGGCCCGACCGTAACACCGGGCCCAGACCGTAACACCGGGCCCAGACCGTAACACCGGGCCCAGACCGTAACACCGGGCCCAGACCGTAACACCGGGCCCAGACCGTAACACCGGGCCCAGACCGTAACACCGGGCCCAGACCGTAACACCGGGCCCAGACCGTAACACTGGACATAAAAACAATGTGCCTCAGCAGGGCTGCCATTCTGTTCCCTTCATAGCACCATGTTTTAACCAGAACCCATCTCACCAGAGTTCAAAAGCAATGGTCTATATAGAGAATAAAAGTGGTATTTTGGAAGCACCCCAGAATGATACTATCACTTTCAAGACTAGTAGCCAGGCTAGGTGATATGGGAGATGCTGGCTCAGTGTTAATGATTAGTGAGCATTAGCAGAGATGCCTGCAAATGTCAATCATGCCTGTGTATACGTCTTACCCCATGTCCTTGTAGGTGTTAATCACTAAATGGACTGTAAAGAGTGTCCGTTTACCCTCGCTCCTCTCTTTACCCTCGCTCCTCTCTTCTTTACCCTCGCTCCTCTCTTCTTTACCCTCGCTCCTCCCTTCTTTACCctcgctcctctcctctttactGTCTGTCCTCCTTtactttttctcctctcctctttacaGTCCATCCTCCTTTATCTTtgcttctcttctctcctttttaaTCCTCGCTCCTCTCTTTACTCTtactcctctccttttctcccttgCGCTCTCCTCTTCATCTGCAGTATTTCTATAATTCATCTGAGGCCTATTGTCATGGAAATGTGGGGATTGAGTAAGGAGTGTGGGGGTGTTGTAAGAACCGCTGGCCTAGATCTATTAATGCAGCAGAAAGGGGGCTCAAGTCTCTCCCACTGTATTTTTTGGGAGGAGGGGATCTTTATTTGGGGTTAGTAATAAGTGCATTCTCAATGTAGATTTAAAGTAAGACCACCTGGTTAaacgtgtgtttctgtgttaaaAAATGTGAGTTGAATGAATCAGTTTCTGAGTCTGTGTATTTTCTTCAGATCAATGGCATCGCTCTGGACAACAAGTCAGTGACAGAGTGTGAGACTCTGTTGAGGAACTGTAGGgactctctcagcctctctctcatgAAGGTGAATAGAAACAAGCTCCATTACTAAGCTTCTATACACACCGGACTCAGTCCACACTGCACTGGCCTCAGTCCACACTTCACTGCTCAATGACTACAACCTGGCCAGAAAATAGACTGAAGTTGCCCTTCAAGATTAAAGTACATTTGGTGCCATACACATTGTCCTTGTGATGCTATAGCTGGCACTGTTTTTAGGAAAAGTAATATGACTTTAAACAAATCCCTTAGATTCCAACCTGgcataataatgttttattgcaGTTTAAGGttttggaaataaagaaatgctaATCCAGCGCTATTCCTAAAACGTCCATCTTCTtgttcccctctctctcatggTCTTGTCCCACACCTTATGGACCCAGTTCTTCCCTCACAGTTCGTCGGGCCAGAACATCTTTGAGACTCTGCGGGAGTCCTCGTCCAACGGCCGCCTTTCAGAGGTTCACTCCAGGAACAGCCGTAACCTCAAACACAACAGCTCCACCCAGACAGACATCTTCTGCCCCGACCCAAGTGGAGGTAGTAACACACATGTTCCTGGAGAGAGGCGgaagggcagagagggagagcctGAGGAAGGGATGGGGGTGTACGGGGATGTCAGGAAGCCTTTCTCCACCGTGTCCCTCCATGCCACCAGTCTCCGGCCGTCCTCCGACCTCTGTTTAGGTCTCCCTGGCCGCTATGGTCCCAGTGCCTTTGAGGAGTGCTGCTCGGGGTCTCCTTACGCCaagccccctccaccccccgTCGCCTATGACCCCTCTAGCACCCCCGATTGCATCACCGTGGAGACCACCCTGGAGAAGAAGCACAGCGGCGGCACCTGGCCCAAGATGATCGTAGGCGGGATGTCTGTTGCCGTGGACACGACCACCGTGACGACACCGACCCAGCTTTCAATTTTCAAATCGCCCAAACAGAGGAAGTCCATCTTTGACCCGGATGCCTTCAAACCGCGGCCCGAGACGGCGCCTCCGTCTTCCAAGATGGAGTTCCTGTTGCCCAGTCAACTGGTGACCCACTCGCCGCAGCCATCCAAGACGgactccctgtcctcctcctccactgccACACCCACCCCTCCAACTCCGCCTACACGCAGTGATTCATTTAAGttcaaacacaaacagcaaAGCAGCTCCGCCTCCGACTGCACGCTGACCTCCGATGGGAACTGGGGCAAGGGGGAGTCCGTCGTCATTGTTACAGCCGAGGGCCGTGGGGGCCGAGAGAGGGAACAGGAGAGGGACAGGAATGGGAATCACTATTTCCTGGACGGGAAGGTTCTTACGTCAAGGAAGTCATGCGACGAGGACATTGGCCGGACGCGGGGGGAGGAGCCTGAGGTGAAAAGGCCCCGCCCTAAATCGGCGCCGGCCCTCAGGCGCAGGATGACTCCCCAGTCCATCACTCTCCCCTCCTTCCAGGTCAGTTGGACAACAATGTGGATGTATCCAATGTTAGCTCTAAGCTTTGTGTGTGCCTGACGTCACACCTCAGTCAGAACTGTAGTGCTGAATAAAGTGGTTAAAGCTACATATCAGCACCTTTTCGAGCCAGCAACTCAAATTTCACTCAAAGTCTGTGCTTTTTTTGTGAGTAGATTAAGAGCGTATTAGCGAAGGATTTTATTAGCCCATGTGGTCTTTCCTAGCGGCGTGCTGCTGTGCTTGGCAGTGCTTAGATAAGACAGAAGAACCACAAGTGCATCTCATTTGTTGATATTCTTTGCTAGTTAGTAAGTTATTACTTCTAGGTTAGATATTAGTCTGCAGTATGGGTCCTGCTTCCTACTACAGCACCAAGCAAGCGTTTAGCCTGGACCAACACCTTTTTCAAGCTAAAGTGTATTCATGATTAAAGGGATGGTGTTGAGACAGGCTTGGATATAAAGATATGCTTTTCACAATAGTTTAAATTGGCTTTTGTGTTTCCC
This genomic interval carries:
- the dlg5a gene encoding disks large homolog 5a isoform X1 — encoded protein: MEPKHKELLDQCHQNLLDSITDADRLIELLILSGTLSQLDRFELDQNCSSSAEKVDQLLKMLVNKESDHFPELCVALEKAYPDLYSALFTNGGGPVDHSSGSTYSVLSTMPSDSESSSSLSSVGSPPGTGNGSASSPPPALNDNRPAGDNLDTILFQLRQVTRERDELRKRLALASPGTTFDDCRPNSKASHDYERLKSQCMRAMADLQSLQNQHTKTLKRCEEAVKEADFYHMLHSRVLGDQSQLKEELELLRRDNTQLVREHNHLKQSCEELRRLHSEVQKEVADMRLQQQEVMRENGSSEVLNKLYDTAMDKLEGVRKEYDSLSKRYSEKVANHNTDLSRLEQAEEENRRLQKQMDTLLKQRDTAIHYQQQCSTSMRRFDSVQQELNKSSAQNKELQREMERLQSEVTRYKNFQLKAVKDCEKYKEERDSVFNEYRLIMSERDQVIKELDKLQTELEAAEARLKTTSSERVVASEEMEALRQELNSSLVDRDRAICERNELLEKYCHEVKDKAEAQKELSQACKDIETVREERDVARKERTEAIIQRDQLLREYYQARQKQDSATLDMERANKEIEVLRKQYEAMSQELKEATQEAEVAKCRRDWAFQERDKIVAERESIRTLCDNLRRERDRAVSDLADALRNLDDMRKQKNDATRELKELKEKMESQLDKEARFCQLMAHSSHDSAIDTDSLEWETEVVEFEKDRDDMDLKALGFDIAEGVNDPYLPGDCGIFVTRVDKGSVADGRLRVNDWLLKINDMDLANKDRKQVVKAVLNGGGLINMVVRRRKSLGGRLVTPVHINLIGHKDSGIGLESGVFVTALVQGSPAAREGSLTVGDRLIAINGIALDNKSVTECETLLRNCRDSLSLSLMKFFPHSSSGQNIFETLRESSSNGRLSEVHSRNSRNLKHNSSTQTDIFCPDPSGGSNTHVPGERRKGREGEPEEGMGVYGDVRKPFSTVSLHATSLRPSSDLCLGLPGRYGPSAFEECCSGSPYAKPPPPPVAYDPSSTPDCITVETTLEKKHSGGTWPKMIVGGMSVAVDTTTVTTPTQLSIFKSPKQRKSIFDPDAFKPRPETAPPSSKMEFLLPSQLVTHSPQPSKTDSLSSSSTATPTPPTPPTRSDSFKFKHKQQSSSASDCTLTSDGNWGKGESVVIVTAEGRGGREREQERDRNGNHYFLDGKVLTSRKSCDEDIGRTRGEEPEVKRPRPKSAPALRRRMTPQSITLPSFQIYSNDDHSPEPREMLRSSPNRSHRHSVGFVPTIYSGTLPAGSAHRGLAPCPAVTAVMRNPVYTVRSHRVHTNNCPSVASQICQHNNQHPSPQHQGRLSLDLSQKHPTADYSESSSSRGNHASHGTNSLPSSARLGLGSSSNVQYRTERIKIPSTPRYPRSMLGSDRGSLSHSECSSPGLITPPQSPLNLETSSFASSQSQSSISTLPRISVSPVPIGERRKDRSLYRNRSFLRIPLAARPRFSSLRSLRPYLEEPRNVIVHKGAEPLGISIVSGENGGIFVSKVTGGSIAHQAGLEYGDQLLEYNGINLRNATEQQARLIIGQQCDAITIMAQYNPHMYQLGNHSRSSSRLEPVSSPVPAQGSGATTPDNHSTIDTLSEQDEGTLTPSSKQTTPTTSPHSFSRMPSEGGGRVCEPRVVTVRRAQGAELGLGLCGGNLWGVYVESLEKDSPARGAEGLLPGDLIIEYGSVNMKNKTVEEVYVEMLKPAETVTLRVQQRPDDFNMVKDTPGDGFYIRALYERTAEAEPDLSFKKDDILYVDDTLPKGNFGTWMAWQLDENARRIQRGQIPSKYMMDQEFYRRHSMTELKDDKDSKSLSAAARRSFFRRKHKHKRSSSRDGKELVALDAISTDSIPFLEDCVSLAYQRVQKVECGSPRPVLILGPLTDPVKDMLVKESPGKFCRCVLEVMKASQQAIERGVKDCLFIDYKRRSGHFDVTTVASIKEITEKDCHCLLDIAPHAIERLHSVHIYPIVVFIRYKNAKQIKEQKDPVYLRDKVSQKHSKEQFEVAQKIEQEYSKFFTGIVQGGTLPYICTQIMTIVDQEQSKVLWTPLGCP